One genomic window of [Clostridium] scindens ATCC 35704 includes the following:
- a CDS encoding FGGY-family carbohydrate kinase, with amino-acid sequence MNEKYIIGIDEGSQSAKILIFDTKGNIVCEAKHALKAYNLPRPGIVEHPDDDWWDAICEAGKKCMAKFEGNKEDIVGIGLCTIRYCRAYLKADGTLAQPALSWMDIRVAHPYEHTNPDVKYIVASSGYITHRLTGEKKDTVANYEGVWPIDVDNWGWSEDPAVYEATGMPREMLFDLVMPGDILGYVTEEAAEATGFPQGLPVVATSNDKAVEGLGTGCMGDTTACISLGTYTAAMMEGKENLKDTKCVWPKFSCVPNKYLYDSNGIRRGMWTISWFRDILGDSYIKAAKEKGLSAEELLSEEAEQVPAGSDGLMTVLDWLAPVDALYKKGVMIGFDGRHTRGHIYRSILEAVALTMKKHVDDMCDELGVSLDKIIITGGGSNSDLFMQIFADVFNIPSVRNEVNGAAGLGSAICVAVAAGVYSSFDEAVANMVRIKDAFQPDPEKVAFYEKMFPIYTDITKHTDEVLKKSYELFQ; translated from the coding sequence ATGAATGAGAAATATATTATCGGAATCGATGAAGGATCCCAAAGTGCAAAAATTCTTATATTTGACACAAAGGGAAATATTGTATGCGAGGCAAAGCACGCATTAAAGGCATATAACCTTCCGAGGCCGGGCATCGTGGAGCATCCGGATGACGACTGGTGGGATGCGATCTGCGAGGCAGGAAAAAAATGTATGGCGAAGTTCGAAGGGAATAAAGAAGACATTGTAGGAATCGGACTGTGCACGATCCGTTACTGCCGTGCCTATCTGAAAGCCGATGGCACGCTGGCCCAGCCGGCGCTCAGCTGGATGGACATCCGCGTGGCGCACCCTTACGAGCATACCAACCCAGATGTAAAATACATCGTGGCATCCTCCGGCTATATTACTCATCGCCTGACCGGCGAGAAGAAGGACACGGTTGCGAACTATGAAGGCGTATGGCCAATCGACGTGGACAACTGGGGCTGGTCAGAAGATCCGGCCGTATACGAGGCAACCGGCATGCCAAGAGAGATGCTCTTTGACCTGGTAATGCCGGGAGATATCCTTGGATATGTCACGGAGGAAGCGGCAGAAGCCACCGGCTTCCCACAGGGACTTCCGGTTGTGGCAACATCAAATGACAAGGCTGTAGAAGGGCTGGGAACCGGATGCATGGGCGATACAACGGCATGTATCTCTCTTGGAACCTATACGGCAGCCATGATGGAGGGAAAAGAGAACTTAAAGGATACAAAATGCGTATGGCCGAAGTTCTCCTGCGTTCCGAACAAATACCTCTATGACAGCAACGGAATCCGCCGTGGAATGTGGACCATCAGCTGGTTCAGGGATATCCTTGGGGACAGCTACATCAAGGCGGCCAAGGAGAAAGGCTTATCTGCGGAAGAACTGCTAAGCGAAGAAGCAGAGCAAGTACCAGCAGGTTCTGACGGCCTGATGACGGTGCTTGACTGGCTGGCACCAGTGGACGCCTTATATAAGAAGGGCGTAATGATCGGCTTTGACGGAAGACATACAAGAGGCCATATCTACCGCTCTATTCTGGAAGCAGTTGCACTGACGATGAAGAAGCATGTAGATGATATGTGCGATGAGCTGGGCGTCAGTCTCGACAAGATCATCATTACCGGAGGCGGTTCCAATAGCGACTTGTTCATGCAGATATTCGCGGATGTATTCAATATCCCATCTGTGCGTAACGAAGTAAACGGAGCAGCAGGGCTTGGCTCTGCAATCTGCGTAGCTGTTGCGGCAGGCGTATATAGCAGCTTTGACGAAGCAGTTGCCAATATGGTAAGGATTAAGGACGCATTCCAGCCAGATCCGGAGAAGGTGGCATTTTATGAGAAAATGTTCCCAATCTACACGGATATAACCAAGCATACGGACGAAGTACTGAAGAAGTCTTACGAACTCTTCCAATAA
- the surE gene encoding 5'/3'-nucleotidase SurE yields the protein MITNDDGIHSPGLAAAACAAADLADILIVAPHTQQTGMARAFPRTEDAGIIEEEWIQINGQEVRGYGVHGSPALAVAHGVLELAERKPDLCISGVNYGENMGAVLTCSGTLGAAFEAVSHGIPTIAISLEAELAIQRSNDFRQTDWDAAKRMLHSWISRVLDRGMPEYVDLININMPAGSGHPDEFRITSLSRQNYFEFIRPKARNLKEPFALKSRLSVDMDTLERDSDIHAVYVDRITSVTPINMNMSIGLKEAMVEKYM from the coding sequence TTGATCACGAATGACGATGGCATCCATTCGCCGGGCCTTGCAGCTGCGGCATGTGCGGCGGCAGATCTTGCGGATATCTTGATTGTCGCCCCGCACACCCAGCAGACAGGTATGGCAAGAGCATTTCCAAGAACCGAGGATGCCGGGATAATAGAAGAAGAATGGATACAGATTAACGGGCAGGAAGTGAGGGGCTATGGGGTTCATGGCTCCCCGGCTCTTGCCGTTGCGCATGGCGTGCTGGAACTGGCAGAGCGAAAGCCCGACCTGTGTATCAGCGGCGTCAATTATGGCGAGAATATGGGAGCCGTGCTTACATGCAGCGGCACGCTGGGAGCGGCATTTGAAGCCGTAAGCCATGGCATTCCCACCATCGCCATATCCCTGGAGGCAGAACTTGCCATCCAGCGATCCAATGATTTCAGGCAGACAGACTGGGATGCGGCTAAAAGGATGCTTCATTCATGGATAAGCCGGGTGTTGGATAGAGGGATGCCGGAGTATGTAGATCTGATCAATATCAATATGCCGGCGGGCAGCGGACATCCTGACGAATTTAGGATCACATCCTTAAGCAGGCAGAATTATTTCGAATTCATCCGGCCAAAGGCCAGGAATTTAAAGGAGCCCTTTGCGCTTAAGTCCAGGCTGTCTGTAGATATGGATACGCTGGAAAGAGACAGTGATATCCATGCGGTGTATGTGGACAGGATTACCTCTGTCACGCCGATTAATATGAATATGTCCATAGGTTTAAAAGAAGCGATGGTGGAAAAATATATGTGA
- a CDS encoding 4Fe-4S binding protein, which translates to MELTIDFVNTFFLRAYEEPPDGRTIHRYVQPGQSLLIGRPAGKYHELDKENVDWDSFDHTPRQQPKKPDPAKAKETMRDLWGTFTEEQVKKETERCLGCGATVVDQNVCVGCGICSTKCKFDALHLERRYDAHEVPYEKLIVNHMAPTLMKRGAKIAARKAKDITLSRKRRQN; encoded by the coding sequence ATGGAGTTAACAATAGATTTTGTTAATACATTTTTTCTGAGGGCGTACGAGGAGCCACCAGACGGGAGAACTATCCACCGGTATGTACAGCCCGGACAGAGTCTGCTGATCGGCCGTCCGGCGGGCAAGTACCATGAACTGGATAAGGAGAATGTAGATTGGGATAGTTTTGACCATACGCCAAGACAGCAGCCGAAGAAGCCGGATCCGGCCAAGGCGAAGGAAACGATGCGGGATCTGTGGGGAACATTTACGGAAGAACAGGTAAAAAAGGAGACGGAACGATGCCTTGGATGTGGGGCAACCGTGGTGGACCAGAATGTATGCGTGGGCTGCGGCATATGCTCGACCAAATGCAAGTTTGACGCGCTCCATCTGGAACGCCGGTATGACGCCCATGAAGTCCCATATGAGAAACTGATTGTAAACCACATGGCACCGACTTTGATGAAGCGGGGAGCAAAGATTGCGGCCAGGAAGGCCAAGGACATCACGCTTAGCAGAAAGAGAAGGCAGAATTGA
- a CDS encoding hydrogenase maturation nickel metallochaperone HypA: protein MHELGIVFSVADKVLEIARDNDLTEIVAITMQIGEISSVIPDYLKKCFPAAVERSPLFAHTELKIEILPARYLCHSCGESFSLEQFKESGGCPACGEQDFLELLTGRECFIKNIEAY, encoded by the coding sequence ATGCATGAACTTGGAATCGTATTTAGCGTAGCGGATAAGGTGCTGGAAATCGCCAGGGACAATGACCTTACAGAGATTGTGGCCATTACCATGCAGATTGGGGAGATCAGTTCCGTGATTCCGGATTATCTTAAGAAATGCTTTCCGGCGGCTGTGGAGAGAAGCCCGCTTTTTGCGCATACAGAACTGAAGATCGAGATTCTTCCTGCCAGGTATCTGTGCCACAGCTGCGGAGAATCCTTCAGTCTGGAACAGTTCAAAGAAAGCGGCGGCTGTCCGGCCTGTGGGGAGCAGGATTTCCTGGAACTTCTGACCGGGCGGGAGTGTTTTATAAAGAATATAGAAGCATATTGA
- a CDS encoding TetR/AcrR family transcriptional regulator C-terminal domain-containing protein, whose amino-acid sequence MTHSSYTRQRIFDAFNELLNHMPFEKITVEMIINQSGVSKSTFYRYFHDKYDVLNFNSMVLAERLIGQRVCRSWREFLLHMCRGIAEDSWYYRRAFRSSGQNAHSGFLYSYSFGIVEKCYLSSTGQTSLSVRDRYTISLYCHGCVGILQEWLNTPEDMTPEDLAGLFYEAMPEYLRNTWIVEEN is encoded by the coding sequence ATGACCCACAGTTCCTATACAAGGCAACGCATTTTCGATGCCTTTAATGAATTACTAAACCATATGCCCTTTGAAAAAATCACCGTGGAAATGATCATCAATCAAAGCGGTGTTTCAAAGTCCACATTCTACCGATATTTCCATGACAAGTATGATGTCTTGAACTTTAATTCCATGGTATTGGCGGAACGGCTGATCGGCCAGCGGGTCTGCCGCAGCTGGAGGGAATTCCTGCTGCATATGTGCAGGGGAATCGCCGAGGACTCCTGGTACTATCGGCGTGCCTTCCGCTCATCCGGACAGAATGCCCATTCTGGATTCCTATATTCCTATTCCTTTGGAATCGTCGAGAAATGCTACTTGTCTTCCACGGGTCAGACTTCGCTTAGCGTGCGTGACCGCTATACCATAAGCCTATACTGCCACGGATGCGTAGGCATTCTGCAGGAATGGCTCAATACCCCGGAGGATATGACGCCGGAGGATTTGGCCGGCCTTTTCTACGAGGCCATGCCGGAATATCTAAGGAATACCTGGATTGTTGAAGAAAATTAA
- a CDS encoding RNA polymerase sigma factor has product MDIEEQYDKVYRYCYLRIRHQQTAEDITQEAFLRFLEVHSYREIGKCLAYLYTIARNLCTDYYRKKKEMPLPQDYELAGEDEQDGLIQTMELRKAVKQLKEEEQELILLRYVNDVPINDIGRIMGISRFAVYRRLRICLKQLKEELGRREDYEERDKSRT; this is encoded by the coding sequence ATGGATATAGAAGAACAGTATGATAAAGTGTACCGATACTGCTACCTGCGGATCCGGCATCAGCAGACGGCAGAAGATATTACGCAGGAAGCCTTCCTACGTTTTTTGGAGGTCCATTCTTACCGGGAGATAGGGAAATGTCTTGCCTATCTATACACGATAGCCCGCAACCTGTGCACGGATTATTATCGGAAGAAAAAGGAAATGCCGCTTCCGCAGGACTATGAATTGGCGGGGGAGGATGAGCAGGATGGCCTGATACAGACGATGGAACTTAGAAAGGCCGTAAAACAGCTTAAGGAAGAGGAACAGGAACTAATCCTGCTTCGGTACGTCAATGACGTGCCAATCAATGATATCGGAAGAATCATGGGCATCTCCCGGTTCGCGGTTTACCGCAGATTAAGGATATGCCTGAAGCAGTTAAAAGAAGAGTTGGGAAGGAGGGAGGATTATGAAGAAAGAGATAAAAGCAGGACTTAA